From Oryza brachyantha chromosome 9, ObraRS2, whole genome shotgun sequence, a single genomic window includes:
- the LOC102710238 gene encoding probable carboxylesterase 2 gives MVAKIKRQIGSLSLLAKLGLLLLTLLLLLAAILLLVFLLPRHHRRPLPPGSPPANGSDPDNIVAFDFSPYLILYKSGRVHRMDGTDRVPAGVDEGTGVKSKDVVIDRGTGLSARMYLPPPAKGGDKNKDLGALPVLVFFHGGAFVIESAFTAKYHDYLNKVTAKAGVVAVSVDYRLAPEHPVPTAYDDSWQALNWVARNGKSGPEPWLRDRGNMSRLFLAGDSAGGNIAHDMAMRAGKEGGLEGGVAITGILLLDPYFWGKNPVGAETTDPAVRRKYEATWAFICDNKYSIDDPLVNPLSMPAPELRKLACSRVAVTVSDLDIFKERAAAYAAALRDSGWPGEVEQYETAGENHVYFLDKPSSPKSAKELTFVAGYLSRE, from the coding sequence ATGGTTGCCAAGATCAAGCGGCAGATCGGCAGCCTCTCGCTCCTCGCCAAGCTTGGTTTGCTGCTGCTTACCCTGCTCCTGCTGCTCGCGGCTATCTTGCTGCTGGTGTTCTTGCTCCCGCGCCACCATAGGAGGCCTCTGCCGCCGGGGTCGCCTCCGGCAAACGGCTCCGACCCCGACAACATCGTGGCGTTCGACTTCTCGCCGTACCTTATCCTTTACAAGAGCGGCCGCGTCCACCGCATGGACGGCACGGACCGGGTCCCCGCCGGCGTGGACGAGGGCACCGGGGTGAAGTCCAAGGACGTCGTCATCGACCGGGGCACCGGTCTCAGCGCCCGGATgtacctgccgccgccggcgaaagGCGGGGACAAGAATAAGGATCTTGGCGCGCTCCCGGTCCTCGTGTTCTTCCACGGCGGCGCGTTCGTCATCGAGTCGGCGTTCACGGCCAAGTACCACGACTACCTCAACAAGGTCACGGCCAAGGCGGGCGTCGTGGCGGTGTCCGTGGACTACCGCCTCGCGCCGGAGCACCCGGTTCCGACGGCGTACGACGACTCGTGGCAGGCGCTGAACTGGGTGGCCAGGAACGGCAAGTCCGGGCCGGAGCCGTGGCTGCGGGACCGGGGGAACATGTCCCGCCTGTtcctcgccggcgacagcgccggcggcaacaTCGCGCACGACATGGCGATGCGCGCCGGGAAGGAAGGGGGCCTGGAGGGCGGGGTGGCCATCACcggcatcctcctcctcgacccCTACTTCTGGGGCAAGAACCCCGTCGGCGCGGAGACGACGGACCCGGCGGTGCGGCGCAAGTACGAGGCGACGTGGGCGTTCATCTGCGACAACAAGTACAGCATCGACGACCCGCTGGTGAACCCGCTGTCcatgccggcgccggagctgcgGAAGCTGGCGTGCTCGCGCGTGGCCGTCACGGTGTCGGACCTCGACATCTTCAaggagcgcgcggcggcgtacgcggcggcgctccgcgACAGCGGCTGGCCCGGCGAGGTGGAGCAGTACGAGACCGCCGGCGAGAACCACGTCTACTTCCTGGACAAGCCCTCGAGCCCCAAGTCCGCCAAGGAGCTGACCTTCGTCGCCGGCTACCTGAGCCGcgagtag